TAGACGCAAGTGCGCAGGAAAGAGCGCAAAGGCGTTTTAAGCAGTTGCAACTAAAGGGTTTAGATGTTAGATTTGACGACCTTTTGAGCGAGATCGAAGAACGAGACTACCGAGATCGCAACCGAGCGGTTGCCCCTCTTCGTCCGGCTGATGACGCTCTTGTGCTAGATTCAACCTCGCTAAACATCGAGCAAGTGTTGGAAAAAGCGCTACAATATATCGAATCTAAACTCACTAAGTAGCCTTTAATAGGCACTGACTTGGTGGGCTTTGAGCTGTTGGTCGCAAGGATGATGACCGACTAAATTATCAACCCCATGCGGTAGGATGCCCATGGACGTTTACTTATTGAAGATTAAATAATGACTGAATCTTTTGCTCAACTCTTTGAAGAGTTTCTAAACGAAACAGAATTCCAACAAGGCAGCATCGTTAAAGGTACTGTAGTAGCTATCGAGAACGGTTACGTTCTTGTTGACGCTGGTCTTAAGTCTGAGTCTGCTATCCCTGCTGAACAGTTCAAGAACGCTGCTGGCGAACTTGAAGTTGAAGTTGGCGCTGAAGTTGACGTAGCTCTAGACGCTGTTGAAGACGGTTTCGGTGAAACTCAACTTTCTCGTGAGAAAGCGAAGCGTCACGAAGCTTGGATCGTTCTTGAGAAAGCTTACGAAGAAGCTGAAACTGTTGTTGGTATCATCAACGGTAAAGTTAAAGGCGGTTTCACTGTTGAACTAAACGGTATCCGTGCTTTCCTTCCTGGTTCTCTTGTTGACGTACGTCCTATCCGTGACACTGCTCACCTAGAAAACAAAGAGCTAGAGTTCAAAGTTATCAAGCTAGACCAGAAGCGTAACAACGTTGTTGTTTCTCGTCGTGCTGTTATCGAATCTGAAAACAGTGTTGAGCGTGACGAACTTCTTGAAACTCTACAAGAAGGTACTGAAGTTAAAGGTATCGTTAAGAACCTTACTGACTACGGTGCATTCGTTGACCTTGGCGGTGTTGATGGTCTTCTACACATCACTGACATGGCGTGGAAGCGCGTTAAGCACCCATCTGAGATCGTTAACGTTGGTGACGAGATCCTAGTTAAAGTTCTTAAGTTCGACCGTGAGCGTACTCGCGTATCACTAGGTCTTAAGCAACTAGGCGAAGATCCATGGGTAGCAATTGCTAAGCGTTACCCAGAAGGTCACAAGCTAACTGGTCGTGTTACTAACCTAACTGACTACGGCTGCTTCGTTGAAATCGAAGAAGGCGTTGAAGGTCTAGTACACGTTTCAGAAATGGATTGGACTAACAAGAACATCCACCCATCTAAAGTTGTTAATGTTGGCGACGAAGTTGAGGTTATGGTTCTTGATATCGACGAAGAACGTCGTCGTATCTCTCTAGGTCTGAAACAGTGTAAAGCTAACCCATGGCAGTCATTCGCTGAAATGCAAGCTAAGGGCGACAAAGTTACTGGTAAGATCAAGTCTATCACTGACTTTGGTATCTTCATCGGTCTAGAAGGCGGCATCGACGGTCTAGTTCACCTATCTGACATTTCTTGGAATGTTGCTGGTGAAGAAGCAGTTCGTGAGTACAAGAAAGGTGACGAGATCTCTGCAGTTGTTCTAGCAGTAGACGCTGAGCGTGAGCGTATCTCTCTAGGCGTTAAGCAAATGGAAAATGACCCATTCAATGCTTACGTTGCAGACACTAAGAAAGGTACTCTAGTAAACGGTACTGTTACTGCAGTTGATGCTAAAGGTGCTACTATCGAGCTAGAAGAAGGTGTAGAAGGTTACATCCGCGCTTCTGAAGTATCACGTGACCGTATCGAAGATGCGTCTCTAATCCTAAGCGTTGGCGACAGCGTTGAAGCGAAGTTCACCGGTGTTGACCGTAAGAACCGCGTAATCAACCTATCTATCAAAGCTAAAGATGAAGCTGACGAGCAAGAAGCAATGGCTTCACTGAACAAGCAAGAAGAAGGCGCGTTCGGTAATGCTATGGCTGATGCATTCAAAGCTGCTAAAGGCGAATAATTTACGCCATTAGTGAAAAAGGAGCCGTAAGGCTCCTTTTTTTTGTTTTTATCTTTGCGAAATTTAGACTATTATCAATTTATACAGGCAGTTAGTGCATTGTTGATGTAGAATATATGTAGACCGCTGTCCGCTGTAGTATGAGACATCGAAGATAGAGACACTAAAGATTAAGAGTAACGAGGGTAACTACCTATGACTAAGTCTGAACTGATAGAAAGACTCTGCGCGGAGCAAACTCACTTATCCGCAAAGGAAATTGAAGATGCGGTAAAAGATATTTTGGAACATATGGCCTCTACACTGGAAAGTGGGGATCGTATTGAGATCCGCGGTTTTGGTAGTTTCTCGCTTCACTACCGTGAGCCACGAGTTGGGCGTAATCCTAAAACAGGCGATAAAGTGGAGCTAGAAGGTAAGTACGTACCACACTTTAAGCCAGGTAAAGAGCTTCGTGAGCGTGTGAACGAAAGTCTATAGAGCTTCTATCTTGATGAAACGGCATACTTTTTAGTGTGCCGTTTTACGTTTAGGCGAGCGGCTTTGATGAGCTTCAATTGCTTGGATAAAGAATAGGCTAGTTGCTCTAAATATCACTTAGATTATCAAGATAATTGCCTTAGACCATGGTGCGCTGAGGCAAATTCCTGCATAATCGAGCTATCCAATAACTATGGCACGAGCATATGAAGATTCTAAAAATAATTGTACTCATCGCATTGTTCCTGGTAACCCTAGCTCTGGGTTCTCAAAACCAGGAAGTGGTAACCTTCAACTACTTGTTAGCGCAAGGTGACTTCCATCTCTCGACGCTGCTAGGCAGTGTATTCGTGGTTGGCTTCGTGGTTGCTTGGTTAATTTTTGGTAGCTTACACCTGAAGTCTCAAATGACAGTGCGTAAGCTAAAGAAGCAGCTGGCTAAACAGACGCCTTCTGAATCAAAAGAAGTCGCGACTACCAGCAATTAATGAGATAAAGGGTTAAGGTCGATTTAATTAATGCTTGAGCTATTATTCTTGCTTTTGCCTATCGCGGCGGCCTACGGTTGGTACATGGGCCAGCGCAGTGCTAAGCATGATCGCCAAGAGCAATCGCATCAGATCTCTCGTCAATACATGACGGGCCTTAACCTATTGTTGTCAGATCAGTCAGACAAAGCGGTCGATCACTTTATTGAGCTTCTTCAGGTCGACAACGAAACGATTGATACCCACCTTGCTCTCGGCAACCTATTCCGTTCTCGCGGTGAAGTTGACCGTGCTATCCGTATTCACCAAAACCTCATTTCTCGATCAGGACTTACCATCGATCAGAAAAACCTCGCTTTGCAGCAGCTAGCAAAAGACTACATGGTGTCTGGTTTTCTAGACCGAGCAGAGAAGATCTTTGTTCAACTGGTCGATGAGCCCGAACATCGCGAAGCAGCATTAACTCAGCTGCTTGCTATCTATCAGCAAACGAGTGAGTGGCATAAGGCGATCGAGGTTGCGAATGCGCTGCTGAAAATGGGCAAAAAGCGTATTAGAAACAGTATCGCCCACTTTTGGTGTGAGCTTGCCATGATCGAGAAGGCCGATGGCAATACCAACAAGGCTATTCAGAACTTTAAGAAAGCACTGGCCGTGGATCCTCGTTGTACTCGAGCGAGTATTTCATTGGGTAAACTCTGTCTTGAAGACGAAGATTATCCAAAAACCATTTCCTACATGGAGTCGGTGCTCGAGCAAGATAAAGATTTTATTAGTGAAGTTTTACCTACTTTAGCAGAGTGTTATCACCACCTTGGCCAAGAACAAGGTTTGGTCGAGTTTCTAAGAGCCAGCATCGATAAAGGGGCAGGGGTCTCTGCAGAATTGATGCTTGCTCAGCTTGTTGCCCAGCATGACGGCACAGAGGCCGCACAAGCGCTATTAACGAGGCAGTTGGTGCGCAGCCCTACAATGAAGGGCTTCTATCGTTTGATGGATTATCACCTTGCCAACGCTGAAGAAGGCAGAGCGAAAGAGAGTTTGACGACGTTGCAATCTCTGGTAGGTGAGCAGCTAAAGACAAAGCCGCATTATCGATGTCGTAAATGTGGTTTCTCGACGCATTCATTATATTGGCATTGTCCTTCATGTAAGGGATGGGGTACGATCAAGCCCATTCGAGGGTTGGACGGCGAGTAGCCAAGACCAAAACAGATTTGTAATGCAGCACTTAGGTGCTGCTTTTTTTGAGTAAAACGAGGAGCGAAAATGATTGACCAAAAAGTGATTGTTGCACTGGATTATGATAACCAAGCCGATGCATTAGCTTTTGTCGATAGAATTGACCCAAGTTCTTGCCGACTGAAGGTGGGCAAAGAGATGTTCACACTATTTGGTCCTGAGTTCGTTCGAGAGCTACACAAGCGTGGCTTCTCAGTATTTCTAGATCTTAAGTTTCATGACATTCCTAACACCTGCTCGAAAGCCGTTCGCGCTGCAGCGGAAATGGGTGTTTGGATGGTAAACGTTCACGCTGGTGGCGGCGAGCGCATGATGACAGCATCTCGCGAGATCTTAGAGCCTTACGGTAAAGATCGTCCGTTACTGATTGGTGTAACGGTGCTGACTAGCATGGAGCAGTCTGATCTAGCGGGTATCGGTATTGATGTAGCACCTCAAGAACAAGTACTTCGCTTAGCGAATCTAACAAAGAATGCCGGCCTTGATGGTGTGGTTTGTTCGGCGCAAGAAGCAAGCATGCTTAAAACAGAGCTAGGTACAGAGTTCAAGTTGGTGACGCCAGGTATTCGCCCTGCAGGCGCTGCAGTGGGCGATCAAAAGCGTATCATGACGCCAGATATGGCAATCCAAGCCGGTTCTGACTATCTCGTGATTGGCCGCCCAATCACTCAAGCTGAGGATCCTGCTAAGGTTCTTGCTGAGATCAATGCTTCTTTAAGCTAATCGCCTCTCTAGGTTAAATGCCTCTCTACGTTAATCGATAGAGTAAAACTAAAAATGCCAGAGCTTAACAGCTCTGGCATTGTTGTATTAAGCGGGTATACCGCTGTGAAACTTAAAGTCGGTATCTGGCGAGGAAATCAGCTCAGCTTCCACCTTACCTAAGTAAGCAACTCTTTCACTGATGTCTTTGCCTGCCACTTGCTCTGCCAACGTCAAGTAGTCTTGATAGTGACGAGCTTCAGAGCGAAGCAGGGACACGTAAAACTTCGCGATATCATCGTCCATAAACGGCGCAAGTTTGGCAAAACGCTCACAAGAGCGTGCTTCGATATAAGCCCCAATGATCAGTTTGTCGATAAGTGTGTTGGGTTCATGCGTTATCATGTGGCTAAGCAGCCCCTTAGCATAGCGACTTGCCGGTATTGGCTCATAGGCAATACCTTTCTTTC
The Vibrio sp. CB1-14 DNA segment above includes these coding regions:
- the rpsA gene encoding 30S ribosomal protein S1 — protein: MTESFAQLFEEFLNETEFQQGSIVKGTVVAIENGYVLVDAGLKSESAIPAEQFKNAAGELEVEVGAEVDVALDAVEDGFGETQLSREKAKRHEAWIVLEKAYEEAETVVGIINGKVKGGFTVELNGIRAFLPGSLVDVRPIRDTAHLENKELEFKVIKLDQKRNNVVVSRRAVIESENSVERDELLETLQEGTEVKGIVKNLTDYGAFVDLGGVDGLLHITDMAWKRVKHPSEIVNVGDEILVKVLKFDRERTRVSLGLKQLGEDPWVAIAKRYPEGHKLTGRVTNLTDYGCFVEIEEGVEGLVHVSEMDWTNKNIHPSKVVNVGDEVEVMVLDIDEERRRISLGLKQCKANPWQSFAEMQAKGDKVTGKIKSITDFGIFIGLEGGIDGLVHLSDISWNVAGEEAVREYKKGDEISAVVLAVDAERERISLGVKQMENDPFNAYVADTKKGTLVNGTVTAVDAKGATIELEEGVEGYIRASEVSRDRIEDASLILSVGDSVEAKFTGVDRKNRVINLSIKAKDEADEQEAMASLNKQEEGAFGNAMADAFKAAKGE
- the ihfB gene encoding integration host factor subunit beta — its product is MTKSELIERLCAEQTHLSAKEIEDAVKDILEHMASTLESGDRIEIRGFGSFSLHYREPRVGRNPKTGDKVELEGKYVPHFKPGKELRERVNESL
- a CDS encoding LapA family protein, with product MKILKIIVLIALFLVTLALGSQNQEVVTFNYLLAQGDFHLSTLLGSVFVVGFVVAWLIFGSLHLKSQMTVRKLKKQLAKQTPSESKEVATTSN
- the lapB gene encoding lipopolysaccharide assembly protein LapB, with protein sequence MLELLFLLLPIAAAYGWYMGQRSAKHDRQEQSHQISRQYMTGLNLLLSDQSDKAVDHFIELLQVDNETIDTHLALGNLFRSRGEVDRAIRIHQNLISRSGLTIDQKNLALQQLAKDYMVSGFLDRAEKIFVQLVDEPEHREAALTQLLAIYQQTSEWHKAIEVANALLKMGKKRIRNSIAHFWCELAMIEKADGNTNKAIQNFKKALAVDPRCTRASISLGKLCLEDEDYPKTISYMESVLEQDKDFISEVLPTLAECYHHLGQEQGLVEFLRASIDKGAGVSAELMLAQLVAQHDGTEAAQALLTRQLVRSPTMKGFYRLMDYHLANAEEGRAKESLTTLQSLVGEQLKTKPHYRCRKCGFSTHSLYWHCPSCKGWGTIKPIRGLDGE
- the pyrF gene encoding orotidine-5'-phosphate decarboxylase, which gives rise to MIDQKVIVALDYDNQADALAFVDRIDPSSCRLKVGKEMFTLFGPEFVRELHKRGFSVFLDLKFHDIPNTCSKAVRAAAEMGVWMVNVHAGGGERMMTASREILEPYGKDRPLLIGVTVLTSMEQSDLAGIGIDVAPQEQVLRLANLTKNAGLDGVVCSAQEASMLKTELGTEFKLVTPGIRPAGAAVGDQKRIMTPDMAIQAGSDYLVIGRPITQAEDPAKVLAEINASLS